In the Qipengyuania pelagi genome, one interval contains:
- a CDS encoding Mrp/NBP35 family ATP-binding protein, with product MAEPDIVASLPEALAASLEGRIQSARIVKGRAMIVLDVAGLDTDERARIEADLKAALSPRADVDEVRVIQTAQRTARRIIAVGSGKGGVGKSTLAANLAIALKRAGHKVGLVDADIYGPSQPLILDTRDAKPEARDSKLIPVESRFGVPVLSMGHLAKPGQAIAWRGPMAGNALSQLIDAHWGETDILIVDLPPGTGDVQLTMLQKFKPAGAVLVSTPQDLALIDAVRAGHLFDQASVPVIGLVENMAGYVCPHCGEVSDPFGAGGVEAAATKLDLPFLGRIPLALEIREGGDAGDPPAAGDGIHAKSFAAIAEKLSRWLAANG from the coding sequence ATGGCCGAACCCGATATCGTCGCATCGCTTCCCGAAGCTCTGGCCGCCTCGCTCGAAGGCCGCATCCAGTCGGCCCGCATCGTCAAGGGGCGCGCGATGATCGTGCTGGACGTCGCCGGCCTCGACACGGACGAGCGCGCGCGGATCGAAGCCGACCTCAAGGCTGCGCTGTCGCCCCGCGCCGATGTCGACGAGGTGCGGGTGATTCAGACCGCCCAGCGCACCGCGCGCCGCATCATCGCGGTGGGATCGGGCAAGGGCGGGGTCGGCAAATCGACGCTCGCCGCCAATCTGGCGATCGCCCTGAAGCGCGCAGGGCACAAGGTCGGGCTGGTCGATGCCGACATCTACGGTCCCTCGCAGCCGCTGATCCTCGACACGCGGGATGCGAAGCCCGAGGCGAGGGACAGCAAGCTGATCCCCGTCGAAAGCCGCTTCGGCGTGCCCGTCCTTTCGATGGGCCACCTCGCCAAGCCGGGGCAGGCGATCGCCTGGCGCGGGCCGATGGCGGGCAATGCCCTGTCGCAGCTGATCGACGCCCACTGGGGCGAGACCGATATCCTGATCGTCGATCTCCCGCCGGGCACGGGCGACGTGCAGCTGACGATGTTACAGAAATTCAAGCCTGCGGGCGCGGTGCTGGTCTCGACCCCGCAGGATCTCGCCCTGATCGACGCGGTGCGCGCGGGCCATCTGTTCGACCAGGCGAGCGTGCCGGTGATCGGTCTGGTCGAGAACATGGCGGGCTATGTCTGCCCGCATTGCGGCGAAGTGTCCGATCCGTTCGGTGCGGGCGGCGTGGAAGCGGCGGCGACCAAGCTGGACCTGCCCTTCCTTGGCCGCATTCCGCTGGCGCTCGAAATCCGCGAGGGCGGGGATGCGGGCGATCCCCCGGCGGCGGGTGACGGCATTCACGCCAAATCCTTTGCCGCCATCGCCGAAAAGCTGTCCCGATGGCTGGCCGCGAACGGTTGA
- the hflK gene encoding protease modulator HflK encodes MAGKNNPWGKPPGKGGGGSGDGSDGGGDEPASDAPSGDKSRGPRNPWLPSGSGNGTGETGQRPGSRRPANIEDIFKNRGPEGPRRRSGGPGGPGGPNFRIPQRPNGKSWLPLIIGGFVALYLAATSFHLVGPQEKAVVKTLGAYTRMLDSGLKVTAPWPIETVEIEDVEGVRAVQVPENRAQAKLILTGDQNLVDLSYIVRWNIKDLAGFKFSLADPIETVREVAEAAMRASVAEKTLDETFSGQGRAEIEQDVRERMQRTLDAYNAGITVIGVEIDKADPPADVVDAFRDVSVAEQNADAARNQARGYAQQVLAQAEGEAEAFDKVYEQYRLAPEVTRQRLYYETMERVLSQTDKTIVETDGVQTYLPLPEVNRRRSGNGVGPVAPPSAPSQSSGPQANTGGQ; translated from the coding sequence ATGGCTGGCAAGAACAACCCTTGGGGCAAGCCCCCGGGCAAGGGTGGAGGTGGCTCCGGCGATGGATCGGATGGCGGCGGAGACGAGCCGGCTTCGGACGCGCCGTCCGGCGACAAGTCGCGCGGCCCCCGCAATCCCTGGTTGCCGTCAGGATCGGGTAATGGCACCGGCGAGACCGGCCAGCGCCCCGGATCGCGCCGTCCCGCCAATATCGAGGACATCTTCAAGAACCGCGGCCCCGAAGGCCCGCGTCGGCGCAGCGGCGGGCCGGGTGGCCCCGGCGGCCCCAATTTCCGCATCCCCCAGCGGCCGAACGGGAAAAGCTGGCTGCCGCTGATCATCGGCGGCTTCGTCGCGCTCTATCTCGCCGCGACCAGCTTTCATCTCGTCGGTCCGCAGGAAAAGGCGGTCGTCAAGACGCTCGGCGCTTACACAAGAATGCTCGATTCCGGCCTCAAGGTCACTGCGCCCTGGCCAATCGAAACGGTCGAGATCGAGGACGTGGAGGGTGTGCGCGCCGTCCAAGTGCCTGAAAACCGGGCGCAGGCGAAATTGATCCTGACGGGCGACCAGAACCTCGTCGACCTGTCCTATATCGTGCGCTGGAACATCAAGGATCTGGCGGGCTTCAAATTCAGCCTCGCCGATCCGATCGAGACCGTGCGCGAAGTGGCCGAAGCCGCCATGCGCGCCTCGGTCGCGGAAAAGACGCTGGACGAGACGTTCTCGGGCCAGGGCCGCGCCGAAATCGAACAGGATGTGCGCGAGCGGATGCAGCGCACGCTCGATGCCTATAATGCCGGGATCACCGTGATCGGCGTCGAAATCGACAAGGCCGATCCGCCCGCCGACGTCGTGGACGCTTTCCGCGATGTGTCGGTCGCCGAACAGAACGCCGATGCGGCCCGCAACCAGGCGCGCGGCTATGCCCAGCAGGTGCTGGCACAGGCAGAAGGTGAAGCCGAAGCGTTTGACAAGGTGTACGAGCAATATCGCCTCGCCCCCGAAGTGACGCGCCAGCGCCTCTATTACGAAACCATGGAACGCGTGCTGAGCCAAACCGACAAGACCATCGTCGAGACCGACGGGGTGCAGACCTATCTCCCGCTGCCCGAAGTCAATCGGCGCCGCAGCGGAAACGGCGTGGGTCCGGTGGCACCGCCATCCGCCCCATCGCAATCCAGTGGGCCGCAAGCCAATACGGGAGGGCAGTGA
- the hflC gene encoding protease modulator HflC, translating to MTRLWNNHRTGVLIGLAVLLILFFASAFVVGEEEQAVVIRTGNPVGTVNTPGGDVGAGLRFKVPFIESVRMVDKRLLDLEMTDEEVLSNDQQRLLVNAYARFRIVDPVRMVERAGTTDGVRVALEPILNSVLRQELGRRTFQAMLTAERGSALANVRANLDRQARQYGAQVVDVQIKRTDLPDGAPLQSAFRRMESDREREARTIRAQGGRDARIIRAEADAESARIYAEAFGKDASFYDFYRAMQSYDSTFSAAREGEGPKGDSSIILSPDNEYLRQFRGQR from the coding sequence ATGACCCGTCTGTGGAACAATCATCGCACCGGCGTCCTGATCGGTCTCGCCGTCCTGCTGATCCTCTTCTTCGCAAGCGCCTTCGTGGTCGGCGAGGAAGAACAGGCCGTCGTCATCCGCACGGGTAATCCGGTTGGCACGGTCAACACGCCCGGCGGCGATGTCGGCGCCGGACTGCGGTTCAAGGTGCCCTTCATCGAAAGCGTGCGCATGGTCGACAAGCGCCTGCTCGACCTCGAAATGACCGACGAGGAAGTGCTGTCGAACGATCAGCAGCGCCTCTTGGTCAACGCCTATGCGCGCTTCCGCATCGTCGATCCGGTCCGCATGGTGGAACGCGCCGGGACCACCGATGGCGTGCGCGTCGCGCTCGAGCCGATCCTCAATTCGGTCCTGCGCCAGGAATTGGGCCGCCGCACCTTCCAAGCCATGCTGACCGCCGAACGCGGATCGGCGCTCGCCAATGTGCGCGCCAATCTCGATCGGCAGGCGCGGCAATACGGGGCTCAGGTCGTCGACGTGCAGATCAAGCGTACCGACCTGCCCGATGGCGCGCCGCTGCAATCCGCCTTCCGCCGCATGGAATCGGACCGCGAGCGCGAGGCGCGCACCATCCGCGCCCAGGGCGGCCGCGACGCGCGGATCATCCGCGCCGAAGCCGATGCGGAATCGGCCCGCATCTATGCCGAAGCCTTCGGCAAGGATGCGAGCTTCTACGATTTCTACCGCGCCATGCAGAGCTACGATTCGACCTTCAGCGCGGCTCGCGAGGGCGAGGGGCCGAAGGGCGACAGCAGCATCATCCTGTCACCGGACAACGAATATCTGCGCCAGTTCCGGGGCCAGCGTTGA
- a CDS encoding Do family serine endopeptidase encodes MRYAYGLTSALLVGGAAISLATGYPAGAQVAQNDDSRMATMVPRAGAPASFADLTAQLQPAVVNISTRQRVEVANANPFAGTPFENMFNQRRGNQNQPQYREGQSLGSGFIVSADGYVVTNNHVVSPRGRGTVEEITVTMPDGTEYEAELIGTDAESDLAVLKIQRSEAFPFVRFGDSTQARVGDWVVAIGNPFGLGGTVTSGIISSVLRTAGTGAYDRYLQTDASINQGNSGGPLFDMQGNVIGINNAILSPSGGSVGIGFAIPAETAAPIVAQLRAGEEIERGYLGVSIQPVDNDTASAVGIARNRGEIIQGVQSGEAAERAGIRAGDIVLSVNRREVTPDQTLSFLVANLEPGTTVPIELIRDGQRRTVNATIGRRPSAEELRQQQMFEGDDSEEMLPDEGDGTVVEERLGLQVVPMTPAIARQLGLGADVQGLAIAGVDQNSDAARKGLARGDVIISANYREISTVAQLEGIIAQARGENRDAVLLRIQRRGRPAGYVAVRLR; translated from the coding sequence GTGCGATATGCCTATGGATTGACCAGTGCCCTGCTTGTGGGCGGAGCCGCGATCTCTCTGGCGACCGGCTATCCTGCCGGCGCGCAGGTGGCGCAGAACGACGACAGCCGGATGGCGACCATGGTGCCGCGCGCCGGTGCCCCTGCCAGCTTCGCCGATCTGACCGCCCAGTTGCAGCCCGCCGTGGTCAACATCTCCACCCGCCAGCGGGTCGAAGTGGCGAACGCCAATCCCTTCGCGGGCACGCCGTTCGAAAACATGTTCAATCAGCGGCGCGGCAATCAGAACCAGCCGCAATATCGCGAAGGCCAGTCGCTGGGCTCGGGCTTCATCGTCTCGGCGGACGGCTATGTCGTGACCAACAACCACGTCGTCAGCCCGCGCGGGCGCGGCACGGTGGAAGAGATCACGGTGACCATGCCCGATGGCACGGAATACGAAGCCGAACTGATCGGGACCGACGCCGAATCCGACCTCGCCGTGCTGAAGATCCAGCGCAGCGAAGCTTTCCCCTTCGTGCGCTTCGGCGATTCGACCCAAGCCCGAGTCGGTGACTGGGTGGTCGCGATCGGCAATCCCTTCGGCTTGGGTGGCACCGTGACGAGCGGCATCATCTCGAGCGTGCTGCGCACCGCCGGGACGGGTGCCTATGACCGCTATCTCCAGACCGATGCCAGCATCAACCAGGGCAATTCGGGCGGTCCGCTGTTCGACATGCAGGGCAATGTCATCGGCATCAACAACGCCATCCTGTCGCCTTCGGGCGGCAGCGTGGGCATCGGGTTCGCGATCCCGGCGGAAACCGCCGCGCCCATCGTCGCGCAATTGCGTGCGGGCGAGGAGATCGAGCGCGGCTATCTCGGCGTCAGCATCCAGCCGGTCGACAACGACACGGCGAGCGCGGTGGGCATCGCGCGCAATCGCGGCGAGATCATCCAGGGCGTCCAGTCCGGCGAAGCGGCCGAGCGGGCGGGCATCCGCGCGGGCGACATCGTCCTCAGCGTCAATCGCCGCGAAGTGACGCCCGACCAGACGCTGTCCTTCCTCGTCGCCAATCTCGAACCGGGCACCACGGTCCCGATCGAGCTGATCCGCGACGGGCAGCGCCGCACGGTCAACGCCACGATCGGCCGCCGCCCCAGCGCCGAGGAGCTGCGCCAGCAGCAGATGTTCGAAGGCGACGATTCCGAAGAAATGCTGCCCGACGAAGGCGACGGGACGGTCGTGGAAGAGCGGCTCGGCCTCCAGGTCGTGCCGATGACTCCCGCCATCGCGCGCCAGCTTGGCCTCGGCGCGGACGTGCAGGGCCTTGCCATCGCCGGGGTCGACCAGAACTCCGACGCGGCGCGCAAGGGCCTGGCGCGGGGCGATGTCATCATCAGCGCCAATTATCGCGAGATTTCGACAGTCGCGCAGCTCGAAGGCATCATCGCCCAGGCGCGCGGCGAGAACCGCGATGCCGTGCTGCTGCGCATCCAGCGGCGCGGACGGCCTGCGGGTTACGTGGCGGTCCGCCTGCGCTGA
- a CDS encoding PBP1A family penicillin-binding protein translates to MAKRSDSRRGRSGASNRAAAAKKAQEERGGFAKWVRRLAIGGAMAALLVVLFAGLAVAFAARSLPSYYQLQATQVGQTIVVRARDGSEIVELGPSFGEWLDSGEIPQVMKDAMISVEDRRFHSHWGIDPVRLTGAIIEGVTGDDRIGGTSTITQQLARNVFLNSNRTLDRKLREAVLAMALEWKFSKEQILELYLNKVYFGGGAYGIDSASRKFFSHPATDLSVAEAAIIAGLVKAPSRYSPTADVDAAVNRAGVVLRLMKEQGRIADSVTIDPSAVKLKEETGQNSVRYFTDWALPQLDLLLPETFEPIEVWTTLDTGMQRAATASIKANTPEGAQGALVSLDRDGAVLALVGGTDYVETNYNRATDAVRQPGSSWKLFVYLAALEAGYTPDDRVVDTPVTIDGWSPRNSGGGYAGEMDLRSAFAYSKNTVAAQLGNEVGFGTVSSMARRFGITTPISTYPSMVLGTSEVRLIDMTRAFAAVSEGGQSVEPYGILKVTTSDGELLYQHERKEPVQLVPDYVAAGITDLLQTAVNTGTGRAAQIGRPVAGKTGTTNSNKDGYFVGFSSGVTTGVWMGRDDNARVASLQGGRAPAQAFAAFMRYAVKDRPVEEFETELQLPEWQMEPDDEQFFGDPDDYYFIDEQGNLIEPGRGAPQPGQGSPFPVEGEPGVSEADRRRAVPATDPQRQPARPPQQPNEGAPPAASDDFLRRATGGGGTAQPPRPAPSPPATEY, encoded by the coding sequence TTGGCGAAACGCAGCGATAGCCGACGCGGAAGAAGCGGTGCGAGCAATCGCGCGGCGGCGGCCAAGAAGGCGCAGGAAGAGCGCGGCGGCTTTGCCAAATGGGTGCGGCGCCTGGCGATCGGCGGGGCGATGGCCGCCCTGCTCGTGGTGCTTTTCGCCGGGCTTGCCGTTGCCTTCGCCGCGCGGTCGCTTCCCAGCTACTATCAATTGCAGGCCACGCAGGTCGGCCAGACCATCGTGGTGCGCGCACGCGACGGGAGTGAGATCGTCGAATTGGGACCGAGCTTTGGCGAATGGCTCGATTCCGGCGAAATCCCGCAGGTGATGAAGGATGCGATGATCTCGGTCGAGGATCGCCGCTTCCATTCGCATTGGGGGATTGATCCGGTGCGCCTGACGGGGGCGATCATCGAAGGCGTGACCGGGGACGACCGGATCGGCGGCACATCCACCATCACGCAGCAATTGGCGCGCAACGTCTTCCTCAATTCAAACCGCACGCTCGACCGCAAACTGCGCGAGGCGGTGCTGGCGATGGCGCTGGAATGGAAGTTCTCGAAGGAACAGATCCTCGAGCTTTATCTGAACAAGGTCTATTTCGGCGGCGGCGCTTACGGGATCGACAGCGCCAGCCGCAAATTCTTCAGCCATCCCGCGACCGACCTCAGCGTGGCGGAAGCCGCGATCATCGCCGGTCTGGTCAAGGCGCCGAGCCGCTATTCCCCCACCGCCGATGTCGATGCCGCCGTCAACCGCGCGGGCGTGGTGCTGCGCCTGATGAAGGAGCAGGGCCGCATCGCCGACAGCGTCACCATCGATCCTTCCGCGGTTAAGCTGAAGGAAGAGACCGGGCAGAATTCGGTGCGCTATTTCACCGACTGGGCATTGCCGCAGCTCGACCTGCTTTTGCCCGAAACGTTCGAGCCGATCGAGGTGTGGACCACGCTCGACACCGGAATGCAGCGTGCCGCCACCGCGTCGATCAAGGCCAACACGCCCGAAGGCGCGCAGGGCGCCCTCGTCAGCCTGGACCGCGACGGGGCGGTGCTCGCGCTGGTGGGCGGGACCGATTACGTCGAGACGAATTACAACCGCGCGACCGATGCGGTGCGCCAGCCGGGATCGTCCTGGAAGCTGTTCGTCTATCTCGCCGCGCTCGAAGCCGGATACACGCCCGACGATCGCGTGGTCGATACGCCGGTCACGATCGACGGGTGGAGCCCGCGCAATTCGGGCGGCGGCTATGCGGGCGAAATGGATCTGAGATCCGCCTTCGCCTATTCCAAGAACACGGTCGCGGCGCAGCTCGGCAATGAGGTCGGCTTCGGCACGGTGTCGAGCATGGCGCGCCGATTCGGGATCACCACCCCGATCTCGACCTATCCCTCGATGGTGCTGGGCACGTCCGAAGTGCGCCTGATCGACATGACGCGCGCCTTCGCGGCAGTGTCGGAGGGAGGGCAGTCGGTCGAACCCTACGGGATTTTGAAAGTCACCACTTCGGACGGCGAGCTTCTCTATCAGCACGAAAGGAAGGAGCCCGTCCAGCTGGTGCCCGACTACGTCGCGGCGGGGATCACCGACCTGTTGCAGACGGCGGTCAACACCGGCACCGGCCGCGCGGCCCAGATCGGGCGTCCGGTGGCGGGCAAGACGGGCACGACCAATTCGAACAAGGACGGCTATTTCGTCGGCTTTTCGAGCGGGGTGACGACGGGCGTGTGGATGGGGCGCGACGACAATGCGCGGGTCGCCAGCCTTCAGGGTGGCCGCGCCCCGGCACAGGCTTTCGCCGCCTTCATGCGCTATGCGGTGAAGGACCGCCCGGTCGAGGAATTCGAGACCGAGCTGCAATTGCCCGAATGGCAGATGGAGCCCGATGACGAGCAGTTCTTCGGCGATCCCGACGATTATTATTTCATCGACGAGCAGGGCAATCTGATCGAGCCGGGGCGGGGTGCGCCACAACCAGGGCAGGGCAGTCCTTTCCCGGTCGAGGGGGAGCCGGGCGTGAGCGAGGCGGACCGCCGCCGCGCCGTTCCCGCGACCGACCCGCAGCGCCAGCCCGCGCGCCCGCCGCAACAGCCGAACGAGGGTGCACCGCCCGCCGCCAGCGACGATTTCCTGAGGCGCGCGACCGGTGGTGGTGGCACGGCGCAGCCGCCGCGTCCGGCGCCGTCACCGCCAGCGACGGAATATTAG
- the msrB gene encoding peptide-methionine (R)-S-oxide reductase MsrB, with amino-acid sequence MTDKLTLTDAEWREKLSPEQYHILREAGTERAFTGKYEKNKQAGEYHCAACGQLVFESEDKYDSGSGWPSFTAPADGDAVEEHTDTSLGMRRTEVICAKCESHLGHVFPDGPGPDGLRYCINSASLEFEPED; translated from the coding sequence ATGACCGACAAACTCACCCTCACCGACGCCGAATGGCGCGAGAAGCTTTCGCCCGAGCAGTATCACATCTTGCGCGAGGCGGGGACGGAGCGGGCCTTCACCGGCAAATACGAGAAGAACAAGCAGGCAGGCGAATATCACTGCGCCGCCTGTGGCCAGCTCGTCTTCGAAAGCGAGGACAAATACGACAGCGGCTCGGGCTGGCCCAGCTTCACCGCGCCCGCCGATGGCGATGCGGTCGAGGAGCATACCGACACCAGTCTGGGAATGCGCCGCACCGAAGTGATCTGCGCCAAGTGCGAGAGCCATCTCGGCCATGTCTTCCCTGACGGACCGGGACCGGATGGCCTGCGTTATTGCATCAACAGCGCCTCGCTGGAATTCGAGCCCGAGGACTGA
- a CDS encoding glutathione S-transferase family protein — protein MWTLHQFPLCPFSRKVRILLGEKSIAYDLVQRRPWDEGDDLWRLNDAGRVPVLEDKARNIALCDSRAICEYLEETVERSPMLAGSALARAETRRLVALFEENFHADVVAPLLHEKMTKRLVLRQPPDGRVLREAMKRAHGHLDYIDWLVDNRSWLAGSTMSLADLAAAAQVSVADYLGGIDWRGHDQARGWYAVFKSRPSFRPLLAEKMEGIHPPSHYAMVDG, from the coding sequence ATGTGGACGCTCCACCAATTCCCCCTCTGCCCGTTCAGCCGCAAGGTTCGCATCCTGCTCGGCGAGAAATCCATCGCCTACGATCTGGTGCAACGCCGCCCGTGGGACGAGGGCGACGATCTGTGGCGCCTGAACGATGCGGGCCGCGTGCCCGTGCTGGAGGACAAGGCGCGCAACATCGCCCTGTGCGATAGCCGGGCGATCTGCGAATATCTCGAAGAGACGGTGGAGCGATCGCCCATGCTGGCGGGCAGCGCGCTGGCGCGGGCCGAGACGCGGCGGCTGGTCGCCCTGTTCGAGGAGAATTTCCACGCCGACGTGGTCGCGCCGCTGCTGCATGAGAAGATGACCAAGCGCCTCGTGCTGCGCCAGCCGCCCGACGGACGCGTGCTGCGCGAAGCGATGAAGCGCGCGCACGGCCATCTCGATTATATCGACTGGCTGGTGGACAATCGCAGCTGGCTGGCCGGCTCGACGATGAGCCTGGCGGACCTCGCCGCCGCCGCGCAGGTCTCGGTCGCGGATTATCTCGGCGGGATCGACTGGCGCGGCCACGATCAGGCGCGCGGCTGGTACGCCGTGTTCAAGAGCCGCCCGAGCTTCCGGCCCCTGCTCGCCGAGAAAATGGAGGGGATACATCCACCCTCGCATTATGCGATGGTGGATGGGTGA
- a CDS encoding S-(hydroxymethyl)glutathione dehydrogenase/class III alcohol dehydrogenase: MKTRAAVAFEAKQPLEIVELDLEGPKAGEVLIEIMATGICHTDAYTLDGLDSEGLFPSVLGHEGAGIVREVGAGVTSVVPGDHVIPLYTPECRQCKMCLSGKTNLCSAIRETQGKGLMPDGTTRFSYNGKPIYHYMGCSTFSNFTVLPEIAVAKIREDAPFHTACYVGCGVTTGVGAVVNTAQVKPGDNVVVFGLGGIGLNVIQGAKMAGADRIVGVDINNDKKTWGEHFGMTDFVNPKEVDDVVGTLVAMLDGGADYSFDCTGNTNVMRQALECCHKGWGTSIVIGVAEAGKTIETRPFQLVTGRNWRGTAFGGAKGRTDVPKIVDWYMDGKIQIDPMITHVLKLEEINKGFDLMHAGESIRSVVVFD, translated from the coding sequence ATGAAAACCCGCGCCGCCGTCGCCTTCGAAGCCAAGCAACCGCTCGAAATCGTCGAACTCGATCTCGAAGGGCCGAAGGCCGGCGAGGTCCTGATCGAGATCATGGCGACCGGCATCTGCCACACCGACGCCTATACGCTGGACGGGTTGGACAGCGAAGGGCTGTTCCCCAGCGTGCTTGGCCATGAGGGCGCAGGCATCGTGCGCGAAGTGGGTGCGGGCGTCACCAGCGTGGTGCCGGGCGATCACGTCATCCCGCTCTACACGCCCGAATGCCGCCAGTGCAAAATGTGCCTCAGCGGCAAGACCAATCTTTGCAGCGCCATCCGCGAAACGCAGGGCAAGGGCCTGATGCCCGACGGGACGACGCGCTTCAGCTATAACGGCAAGCCGATCTATCACTATATGGGCTGTTCGACCTTTTCGAACTTCACCGTCCTCCCTGAAATCGCGGTCGCCAAGATTCGCGAGGACGCGCCCTTCCACACCGCCTGCTATGTCGGCTGCGGGGTGACGACGGGCGTCGGTGCGGTGGTCAACACGGCGCAGGTCAAGCCGGGCGACAATGTCGTCGTGTTCGGACTGGGCGGCATCGGGCTGAACGTGATCCAGGGCGCCAAGATGGCGGGCGCCGACCGGATCGTGGGCGTCGACATCAACAACGACAAGAAGACCTGGGGCGAACATTTCGGGATGACCGATTTCGTCAATCCCAAGGAGGTCGACGACGTGGTCGGCACGCTCGTCGCCATGCTCGACGGCGGGGCGGATTACAGCTTCGACTGCACCGGGAACACCAATGTCATGCGACAGGCGCTCGAATGCTGCCACAAAGGCTGGGGTACCAGCATCGTGATCGGCGTGGCCGAAGCGGGCAAGACGATCGAGACCCGGCCCTTCCAGCTGGTAACGGGCCGCAACTGGCGCGGCACCGCGTTCGGCGGCGCCAAGGGCCGGACCGACGTGCCCAAGATCGTGGACTGGTATATGGACGGCAAGATCCAGATCGATCCGATGATTACCCATGTCCTGAAACTGGAAGAGATCAACAAGGGCTTCGATCTGATGCATGCGGGCGAAAGCATCCGCAGCGTCGTGGTGTTCGACTGA
- a CDS encoding cupin domain-containing protein translates to MGAKVSLADKFAGFSETWAPRIVARYEGHEVRIARLDGEFHWHAHDHDEVFLCLEGTLDVEFRDRTETLEPGELLLIEKGAEHRPVAARGEVKLLMLDPAGSPNTGDHETATVAVDA, encoded by the coding sequence ATGGGAGCCAAGGTTTCGCTGGCGGACAAGTTCGCGGGTTTCAGCGAGACCTGGGCGCCGCGCATCGTCGCTCGCTATGAAGGGCACGAGGTCCGCATCGCGCGGCTCGACGGAGAATTTCACTGGCATGCGCACGATCACGACGAAGTGTTCCTGTGCCTCGAAGGCACGCTCGACGTCGAATTCCGTGACCGGACGGAGACGCTGGAGCCGGGCGAGTTACTGCTGATCGAAAAGGGCGCGGAACACCGCCCGGTCGCCGCGCGCGGCGAGGTCAAGCTGCTTATGCTGGACCCCGCCGGATCGCCCAATACCGGCGATCACGAAACCGCCACCGTCGCGGTCGATGCCTGA
- a CDS encoding VOC family protein has protein sequence MFNHIMIGTNDIEKSKAFYEKVLAVLGGRGAIDNTSASGHQRAIFIHDGNTFMLTQPIDGEAATCANGMTIGFKCNSPEQVKELHDVAVANGATSIEGPPGPRDAGQLGIMHLSYFRDLDGHKICGIHREA, from the coding sequence ATGTTCAATCACATCATGATCGGCACCAACGACATCGAGAAGTCGAAGGCGTTCTACGAAAAGGTCCTCGCCGTGCTCGGTGGGCGGGGTGCGATCGACAACACCAGCGCCAGCGGCCACCAGCGCGCGATCTTCATTCATGACGGCAACACCTTCATGCTAACCCAGCCGATCGACGGCGAGGCGGCGACCTGTGCCAACGGGATGACCATCGGCTTCAAGTGCAATTCGCCCGAGCAGGTGAAGGAATTGCACGATGTGGCGGTCGCAAACGGCGCGACCAGCATCGAAGGCCCTCCCGGACCGCGCGATGCCGGACAGCTGGGCATTATGCACCTGTCCTATTTCCGCGATCTCGACGGGCACAAGATTTGCGGCATCCACCGCGAGGCCTGA
- the fghA gene encoding S-formylglutathione hydrolase, with amino-acid sequence MEILSQNRSHGGVQGVYSHASQETGTEMTFSVFVPPHETGAKLPVLWYLSGLTCTHANVTEKGEYRAACAGHGIVFVAPDTSPRGDDVPDAEGEYDFGKGAGFYVDATEEPWAKTYRMRSYIERELPDLIAAEFPVDMQRQAITGHSMGGHGALTIGLRNPNRFRSISAFSPIVAPSRVAWGEKALGRYLGDNRDSWREYDAVALIEDGARHDHILVDQGTADDFLEDQLKTGALAMACAKAGMEPVIRMQEGYDHSYYFISTFLGEHVAWHGERLRG; translated from the coding sequence ATGGAAATTCTGAGCCAAAATCGCTCGCACGGGGGCGTGCAGGGCGTCTATTCGCACGCTTCGCAGGAAACGGGGACCGAGATGACATTCTCGGTCTTTGTGCCCCCTCACGAGACTGGCGCGAAGCTGCCGGTGCTGTGGTATCTTTCGGGCCTGACCTGCACCCACGCCAACGTCACCGAGAAGGGCGAATATCGCGCGGCCTGCGCGGGGCACGGCATCGTCTTCGTCGCGCCGGATACGAGCCCGCGCGGGGACGACGTGCCCGATGCGGAGGGCGAATACGATTTCGGCAAGGGTGCGGGCTTCTATGTCGATGCGACCGAAGAGCCTTGGGCGAAGACTTACCGGATGCGCAGCTATATCGAGCGGGAACTGCCCGATCTGATCGCGGCGGAATTTCCGGTCGATATGCAGCGCCAGGCGATCACCGGCCATTCCATGGGCGGCCACGGCGCGCTGACGATCGGATTGCGCAATCCGAACCGCTTCCGCTCGATCAGCGCATTCTCTCCCATCGTCGCGCCGAGCCGCGTGGCGTGGGGGGAAAAGGCGCTGGGCCGCTATCTCGGCGACAATCGGGATTCGTGGCGCGAATACGACGCGGTCGCCCTGATCGAGGACGGCGCGCGGCACGACCACATTCTGGTCGATCAGGGCACGGCGGACGATTTCCTCGAAGACCAGCTCAAGACGGGCGCGCTGGCGATGGCCTGCGCGAAGGCCGGGATGGAGCCGGTGATCCGAATGCAGGAGGGATACGACCACTCCTATTATTTCATCTCCACCTTCCTTGGCGAGCATGTCGCCTGGCATGGCGAGCGCCTACGCGGCTAG